One window of Trifolium pratense cultivar HEN17-A07 linkage group LG5, ARS_RC_1.1, whole genome shotgun sequence genomic DNA carries:
- the LOC123884989 gene encoding gibberellin 2-beta-dioxygenase 2-like, which yields MVVASPNSIIGEKIIPIDLPMIDLSSEKSIVMKLIVKACEEYGFFNVINHGIPHDIITKMEEVGFDFFAKPMEQKKLVAFDKPFGYGCKNIGFNGDMGEVEYLLLNANVPSIPNDTSYFSSIVSTYTEAVKRLACEILELMAEGLGVPNKSIFSTFITQLDNDSLLRFNHYPPKDCKDRDNSNSYNVGFGEHSDPQILTILRSNDVAGLQISLQHGVWNPVTPDPFAFCVNVGDLLEVMTNGRFMSVRHRAVTNSYKSRMSVAYFGAPPLDACIVAPSVMVTPNRPSLLYKPFTWAEYKKVTYSLRLGDNRIDIFKNCTQIE from the exons atgGTGGTGGCTTCCCCAAATTCGATCATAGGAGAAAAGATTATACCTATTGACCTACCAATGATAGACCTATCATCCGAAAAATCAATAGTTATGAAACTCATTGTGAAAGCTTGTGAAGAATATGGTTTTTTCAATGTGATTAACCATGGTATCCCTCATGACATCATAACAAAAATGGAAGAAGTAGGTTTTGATTTCTTTGCAAAACCAATGGAACAAAAGAAATTAGTTGCATTTGATAAACCTTTTGGTTATGGTTGCAAGAATATAGGCTTCAATGGAGACATGGGTGAGGTTGAGTACCTTCTTCTCAATGCCAATGTTCCTTCTATTCCTAATGATACATCATATTTCAG CTCTATTGTAAGTACTTATACAGAAGCTGTGAAGAGGCTTGCATGTGAGATATTGGAGCTAATGGCAGAAGGATTGGGGGTCCCTAATAAATCCATTTTCAGCACATTCATCACTCAACTTGATAATGATTCACTCCTTAGGTTCAATCACTACCCTCCTAAAGACTGCAAAGATAGAGACAACTCAAATTCCTACAACGTTGGCTTTGGAGAACATTCTGACCCTCAGATTCTTACTATCCTTAGATCCAACGATGTTGCTGGACTTCAAATTTCACTTCAACATGGTGTGTGGAACCCAGTTACTCCTGATCCCTTTGCTTTCTGTGTTAATGTTGGTGATCTCCTTGAG GTTATGACAAATGGAAGATTTATGAGTGTTCGACATAGGGCTGTGACCAACTCATACAAGTCTAGAATGTCGGTGGCATATTTTGGGGCTCCACCACTTGATGCATGCATTGTTGCTCCTTCAGTTATGGTTACACCAAACAGGCCCTCCCTTCTCTACAAACCCTTCACTTGGGCAGAATACAAGAAAGTCACTTACTCTCTAAGGCTTGGAGACAATCGCATTGACATTTTCAAGAATTGCACACAAATAGAGTAA